Proteins from a single region of Chloroflexota bacterium:
- a CDS encoding PHP domain-containing protein, with the protein MPESTGKIDLHLHTNKSDGRLTPTELVRLVHQGGVRRMALTDHDTTAGVDEAMAEGQRLGVEVIPGVELGTDSRSGDMHMLGLFLDYRDAEFQETMARFREGRVARVHKIVSNLAEVDVNISAARVFEIAGEASVGRPHVAQALLEAGYVKAMPEAFEKWLAYGGPGDVPRDKLSPEDAIAMVHRVGGLAIVAHPYEGKNILEQLPGLAEAGLDGVETYYQGYGPEKVQALLAICERLNILPTGGSDYHGFPLAGHEAVVNYPGSVEIPPSVLDRLAERQRAQLRK; encoded by the coding sequence ATGCCTGAGTCCACTGGCAAGATCGATCTGCACCTGCACACGAACAAGTCGGATGGCCGCCTGACGCCCACGGAGCTGGTGCGGCTCGTTCACCAGGGCGGCGTCCGGCGGATGGCCCTCACCGACCACGACACCACGGCCGGCGTGGACGAGGCGATGGCCGAGGGCCAGCGGCTCGGCGTCGAGGTCATCCCAGGCGTCGAGCTGGGGACCGACAGCCGCAGCGGCGACATGCACATGCTCGGGCTGTTCCTGGACTACCGAGACGCCGAGTTCCAGGAGACGATGGCCCGCTTCCGCGAGGGGCGCGTCGCCCGCGTCCACAAGATCGTCTCGAACCTGGCCGAGGTCGACGTCAACATCAGCGCAGCGCGGGTGTTCGAGATCGCCGGCGAGGCGTCGGTCGGGCGGCCACACGTGGCGCAGGCCCTGCTCGAAGCCGGCTACGTGAAGGCGATGCCCGAGGCGTTCGAGAAGTGGCTGGCCTATGGCGGCCCCGGCGATGTCCCCCGCGACAAGCTCTCGCCGGAGGACGCCATCGCGATGGTGCACCGCGTGGGCGGGCTGGCCATCGTGGCGCATCCCTACGAGGGCAAGAACATCCTGGAGCAGTTGCCCGGGCTGGCCGAGGCTGGCCTGGACGGCGTCGAGACCTACTACCAGGGGTACGGCCCGGAGAAGGTGCAGGCGCTGCTGGCGATCTGCGAGCGGCTGAACATCCTGCCGACGGGTGGCTCGGACTACCACGGGTTCCCGCTGGCCGGCCATGAAGCGGTCGTGAACTACCCCGGCTCGGTGGAGATCCCGCCATCGGTGCTGGATCGGCTGGCGGAGCGGCAGCGGGCGCAGCTTCGGAAGTAG
- a CDS encoding response regulator has product MIAPDAEPEPGTSPSSTPPSDADVNGEPAGVNGEPADVNGEPAGVNGYRGWLDHLGGISDPLGTREGQLDRLLTVTGEVVGGELEPEIALRRLSEAAERFIAHHGVDIGWIEDGQSYCSLQQMAGLPESERPGEMETIDRSGLAAVMRDGQPLIVDDLQASPWKERLSARKLRQAVQAGARAALIVPMRLGRRITGMLEFHHHEAGVYTQADLVMAARIAEQISPVVEALHLYKREELVRRQLETIFETSQAISASLDLEQTLPVVGRSLTRALTLPTCAIYLYDESRQALVPRAAYSGADDQELKEAARADAALETIERAFYQYSFPLNEPLGALMNDLRRPLVIDNPAQFRGIPPDFLAAVPFAAVMQVPLVVRDRLVGMAALPVWEAGQGFTERQLKLAMGIAQSAAVAIEHAQLYARARELGMAEERNRLAREVHDTLAQGLTAITLQLEAAERLMPPGAEANRLVGEARSLARRSLAEARRAVWGLAPSPLDGRSLAEALADEVAGFGRRTGLTATFAARGEPPKVPGEQAAAILRVVQEALHNVEKHAQASRVRVELEYLQTSEARHLQFLVADDGVGFDPTEAHAGEIRADGGGFGLTSMQERMRLIGGRLDVESAPGWGARIRGQAALSDERRPDAPGYVGPASTEAVRVLLVDDHPLAREGIRRLLDGRPDVAVMGEAEDGVEGVERALALRPDVVLMDLQMPRLSGVGAIQALREQWPEARVLILTTFAQDEHLFEALRAGARGYLLKDAGPDELAAAIKTVHQGGSLVQPVMASRLLDRFGELATRERLPELLTEREIEVLRLAASGARNREIAERLTVTEKTIKYHLGQAYAKLGVTGRTEAVARARELGVIPLDAHALA; this is encoded by the coding sequence ATGATCGCGCCAGACGCTGAGCCAGAACCCGGTACGAGCCCGTCCAGCACGCCCCCATCCGACGCCGATGTCAACGGCGAGCCGGCCGGCGTCAACGGCGAGCCGGCCGATGTCAACGGCGAGCCGGCCGGCGTCAACGGCTATCGCGGCTGGCTCGATCACCTGGGTGGCATCTCCGATCCGCTCGGCACCCGCGAGGGCCAGCTCGACCGGCTGCTGACCGTGACCGGCGAGGTCGTCGGCGGCGAGCTTGAGCCGGAGATCGCGCTGCGCCGCCTCTCCGAGGCCGCCGAGCGGTTCATCGCGCACCACGGCGTCGATATCGGCTGGATCGAGGACGGCCAGTCGTACTGCAGCCTTCAGCAGATGGCCGGCCTGCCCGAATCCGAGCGCCCCGGCGAGATGGAGACCATCGACCGCTCGGGGCTGGCCGCCGTGATGCGAGACGGCCAGCCGCTGATCGTGGACGACCTCCAGGCGTCTCCCTGGAAGGAGCGCCTGAGCGCCAGAAAGCTGCGGCAGGCCGTACAGGCCGGCGCGCGCGCGGCGCTGATCGTGCCGATGCGGCTCGGGCGGCGCATCACCGGGATGCTGGAGTTCCACCACCACGAGGCCGGCGTCTACACCCAGGCCGACCTTGTCATGGCGGCGCGCATCGCCGAGCAGATCTCCCCCGTGGTCGAGGCGCTGCACCTCTACAAGCGCGAGGAGCTGGTCCGCCGGCAGCTTGAAACGATCTTCGAGACCAGCCAGGCGATCAGCGCATCGCTCGATCTGGAGCAGACGCTGCCGGTGGTGGGGCGGTCGCTGACGCGGGCGCTGACCCTGCCGACCTGCGCCATCTACCTGTACGACGAGTCGCGCCAGGCGCTGGTCCCCCGGGCCGCCTACAGTGGCGCTGATGACCAGGAGCTGAAGGAGGCCGCACGCGCAGACGCAGCCCTGGAGACCATTGAGCGGGCGTTCTACCAGTACAGCTTTCCGCTCAACGAGCCGCTCGGCGCCCTGATGAACGATCTGCGCCGGCCGCTGGTCATCGACAACCCGGCCCAGTTCCGCGGCATCCCGCCAGACTTCCTGGCCGCTGTGCCGTTCGCAGCGGTGATGCAGGTGCCGCTGGTGGTGCGGGATCGGCTGGTCGGGATGGCGGCGCTGCCCGTCTGGGAGGCCGGCCAGGGCTTCACCGAGCGGCAGTTGAAGCTGGCGATGGGTATCGCGCAGTCGGCGGCGGTGGCCATCGAGCACGCCCAGTTGTACGCTCGCGCCCGCGAGCTGGGCATGGCCGAGGAGCGCAACCGGCTGGCTCGCGAGGTGCACGATACGCTGGCCCAGGGGCTGACGGCGATCACGTTGCAGCTGGAGGCGGCCGAGCGGCTGATGCCGCCCGGTGCCGAGGCCAACCGGCTGGTTGGCGAGGCGCGCTCACTGGCGCGGCGCTCCCTGGCCGAGGCCCGGCGGGCCGTCTGGGGACTGGCGCCCTCGCCGCTCGACGGCCGCTCGCTGGCCGAAGCGCTGGCGGACGAGGTGGCCGGGTTCGGGCGGCGGACGGGGCTGACGGCGACATTCGCGGCGCGCGGCGAGCCGCCCAAGGTGCCCGGCGAGCAGGCGGCGGCGATCCTCCGCGTGGTGCAGGAAGCGTTGCACAACGTCGAGAAGCATGCCCAGGCCAGCAGGGTCCGCGTGGAGCTGGAGTACCTCCAGACGAGTGAGGCTCGGCACCTGCAGTTCCTGGTGGCGGATGACGGCGTCGGGTTCGACCCGACCGAAGCCCACGCCGGCGAGATCCGCGCCGACGGCGGCGGCTTCGGGCTGACCAGTATGCAGGAGCGGATGCGGCTGATCGGCGGGCGGCTGGATGTCGAGAGCGCGCCAGGCTGGGGGGCGCGCATCCGTGGACAGGCGGCCCTCTCCGACGAGCGGCGGCCCGATGCGCCCGGGTACGTCGGCCCGGCGTCCACCGAGGCGGTGCGGGTGCTGCTGGTGGACGATCACCCGCTGGCCCGCGAGGGCATCCGCCGGCTGCTCGACGGCCGCCCCGACGTGGCCGTAATGGGCGAGGCCGAGGATGGCGTCGAGGGCGTCGAGCGGGCGCTGGCGCTGCGGCCAGACGTCGTGTTGATGGACCTGCAAATGCCCAGGCTGTCCGGCGTCGGCGCGATCCAGGCCCTGCGCGAGCAGTGGCCCGAGGCGCGCGTTTTGATCCTGACGACCTTTGCCCAGGACGAGCACCTGTTCGAGGCGTTGCGGGCTGGCGCGCGCGGCTATCTGCTGAAGGACGCCGGCCCCGACGAGCTGGCAGCGGCGATCAAGACCGTCCACCAGGGCGGCTCGCTGGTGCAGCCGGTGATGGCCTCACGCCTGCTGGACCGGTTCGGGGAGCTGGCGACGCGCGAGCGGCTGCCGGAGCTGCTGACCGAGCGCGAGATCGAGGTGCTGCGGCTGGCGGCATCCGGCGCGCGCAACCGCGAGATCGCCGAGCGGCTGACCGTCACCGAGAAGACGATCAAGTACCACCTCGGGCAGGCCTACGCGAAGCTCGGCGTGACCGGACGCACGGAGGCCGTGGCGCGGGCCCGCGAGCTGGGGGTGATCCCGCTGGACGCGCACGCGCTCGCCTGA
- a CDS encoding sulfatase-like hydrolase/transferase: MNRPTDSRPNVILIVSDDQGYGDLSCMGATDFRTPRLDELARSGARLAEFCVNSPVCSPSRASLLTGRYPGYAGVRNILMAHRDTPGLAPDVPTLAEALRDQGYHTGLVGKWHLGAADGARPAERGFAESFGHLGGAFDFYSHLIWGAANREVVRNGKKGIGFLVHDLWENGEEVWRDGEYATEMFGERAVQFVRSAAQRDEPFFLYLAFNAPHHPMHAPQKYKDRFPHLKADRQIMAAMISAMDDQIGFVMDELERQGVRENTIVMFMSDNGPSRQSRNWLDGSLDWYYGGSSGQLTGHKFSLFEGGIRVPGIISWPAQIPGGQVVDGLALGIDIFPTLLRAAGGDTARYTLDGQDLLPMVAQEAGSPHQDEDVFWEIGVQTAVRRGDWKLVLNGLLIDDLPQREPVHLSNLKDDLGERTNLAAEQPALVAEMRAAADRWRAGIEAEWERKHAARMVGENAFAVTDSSGLKVYDNPNNPAIGDT; the protein is encoded by the coding sequence GTGAACCGACCGACCGACTCTCGACCGAACGTCATCCTGATCGTCAGCGACGACCAGGGGTACGGTGACCTCTCCTGCATGGGTGCGACGGACTTCCGTACGCCCCGCCTCGACGAGCTTGCCCGTTCCGGTGCGCGCCTCGCCGAGTTCTGCGTCAACTCGCCGGTCTGCTCGCCGTCCCGCGCCAGCCTGCTGACCGGGCGTTACCCCGGCTACGCTGGCGTCCGCAACATCCTGATGGCCCACCGCGACACGCCCGGCCTCGCGCCGGACGTGCCGACGCTGGCCGAGGCGTTGCGCGACCAGGGCTACCACACGGGCCTCGTCGGGAAGTGGCACCTGGGCGCGGCAGACGGCGCGCGGCCGGCCGAGCGCGGCTTTGCAGAGTCGTTCGGGCACCTGGGCGGCGCGTTCGACTTCTACTCTCACCTGATCTGGGGCGCTGCCAACCGCGAGGTGGTCCGAAACGGCAAGAAGGGTATCGGCTTCCTGGTGCACGATCTCTGGGAGAACGGTGAGGAGGTCTGGCGCGACGGCGAGTACGCCACCGAGATGTTCGGGGAGCGCGCCGTCCAGTTCGTGCGCTCGGCGGCCCAGCGCGACGAGCCGTTCTTCCTCTACCTCGCCTTCAACGCGCCCCACCACCCGATGCACGCGCCCCAGAAGTACAAGGACCGCTTCCCGCACTTGAAGGCTGACCGCCAGATCATGGCCGCCATGATCAGCGCGATGGACGACCAGATCGGCTTCGTCATGGACGAGCTGGAGCGCCAGGGCGTCCGCGAGAATACCATCGTCATGTTCATGAGCGACAACGGCCCTTCGCGGCAGTCCCGAAACTGGTTGGACGGCAGCCTGGACTGGTACTACGGCGGCTCCTCGGGGCAGTTGACCGGCCACAAGTTCAGCCTGTTCGAGGGCGGGATCCGGGTGCCGGGCATCATCTCCTGGCCGGCCCAGATCCCCGGCGGGCAGGTGGTAGACGGGCTGGCGCTCGGGATCGACATCTTCCCGACGCTCCTGCGGGCGGCCGGCGGCGACACGGCCCGGTACACGCTCGACGGCCAGGACTTGCTGCCGATGGTGGCCCAGGAAGCCGGCTCGCCGCACCAGGACGAGGACGTGTTCTGGGAGATCGGCGTGCAGACGGCCGTCCGGCGGGGCGACTGGAAACTGGTGCTCAACGGGTTGCTGATCGACGATCTGCCCCAGCGCGAGCCGGTCCACCTCTCCAACCTGAAAGACGACCTGGGCGAACGCACCAACCTCGCCGCCGAGCAGCCGGCCCTGGTGGCCGAGATGCGGGCCGCTGCCGACCGCTGGCGGGCCGGCATCGAAGCCGAGTGGGAGCGCAAACACGCCGCGCGGATGGTCGGCGAGAACGCGTTTGCGGTGACAGACTCGTCCGGGCTGAAAGTCTACGACAACCCGAACAACCCGGCCATCGGCGACACGTAG
- a CDS encoding enoyl-CoA hydratase/isomerase family protein, translating to MSASAEPGILFDTISTASGHRFGRATLNNPAVLNALTLPMIDLLDPRLVAWAEDPDIAGVVLDAVGDRAFCAGGDVVALSHAIRAGAPGVVPPICLDFFEREYRLDYRIHTFPKPLLCWGNGFVMGGGIGLLAGASHRVVTPTTRLAMPEIGIGLFPDVAGTWFLSRMPGRIGLFLALTGAPLNAPDARFAGLADFVLPHERLSSVLDALGGERWAGQPDADGARLSGLLACFATQDVPASTLLAHLDRIDTVIGHDRLQDLAPRLAALADDADPWLSRASQAFMKGSPTSAALAFELQRWARHRSLAEVFRLEYQAAVGCSAHHDFAEGVRALLIDKDRQPRWQPATLDEVTLAWIADHLAPRFAGPHPLVDLL from the coding sequence ATGAGTGCGTCAGCGGAGCCGGGCATCCTGTTCGACACCATCAGCACGGCCTCGGGCCACCGTTTCGGCCGGGCGACCCTCAACAACCCGGCCGTCCTCAACGCGCTGACGCTGCCGATGATCGACCTGCTCGATCCGCGACTCGTCGCCTGGGCCGAGGATCCGGACATTGCGGGCGTCGTGCTCGACGCCGTGGGTGACCGTGCGTTCTGCGCCGGCGGCGACGTCGTGGCGCTCAGCCACGCGATCCGCGCAGGCGCGCCCGGCGTGGTCCCGCCGATCTGCCTGGACTTCTTCGAGCGCGAGTATCGGCTGGACTACCGCATCCACACCTTCCCGAAGCCGCTCCTGTGCTGGGGCAACGGCTTCGTGATGGGCGGCGGCATCGGGCTGCTGGCGGGGGCCTCCCACCGCGTGGTGACGCCGACGACCCGCCTCGCGATGCCGGAGATCGGCATCGGCCTGTTCCCCGACGTGGCCGGGACGTGGTTCCTCTCGCGCATGCCGGGCAGGATCGGGCTGTTCCTGGCGCTGACCGGCGCGCCGTTGAACGCGCCGGACGCGAGATTCGCTGGCCTCGCGGACTTCGTCCTGCCGCACGAGCGCCTGTCCAGCGTGCTCGACGCCCTGGGCGGAGAGCGCTGGGCGGGTCAGCCGGACGCCGACGGCGCGCGCCTGAGCGGGTTGCTGGCCTGCTTCGCGACGCAGGACGTGCCGGCCTCGACGCTCCTGGCCCACCTTGACCGTATCGACACGGTCATCGGGCACGACCGGCTGCAGGATCTCGCCCCGCGCCTTGCCGCCCTCGCAGACGATGCCGATCCCTGGCTGTCCCGTGCGAGTCAGGCGTTCATGAAAGGCTCACCGACCTCGGCGGCACTCGCGTTCGAGCTGCAACGGTGGGCGCGCCACCGCTCGCTGGCCGAGGTCTTCCGTCTGGAGTATCAGGCAGCCGTCGGGTGCAGCGCCCACCACGATTTCGCGGAGGGCGTGCGCGCGCTGCTGATCGACAAGGACCGGCAGCCTCGGTGGCAGCCGGCAACGCTGGACGAGGTCACCCTGGCCTGGATCGCCGATCACCTGGCCCCCCGATTCGCCGGCCCGCACCCGCTCGTCGACCTCCTCTGA
- a CDS encoding acyl-CoA dehydrogenase family protein, producing MDFELSDEQRAFQRAAREFAARELLPYAAQWDAEAVFPRQTIARAGDLGFCGLYTGEQYGGLGLPRLDAALVFEELAAACTSTTAFITIHNMVTWMVTAFGQPDAAEYWGPQLASGQLLGSYCLTEPGSGSDAASLQARAVRDGDWYVLSGSKAFISGAGATDVLVVMARTGGPGPSGISALLVDARSVGIRYGKNEHKMGWNSQPTRAVFFDEVRVPAANRLGAEGAGFKIAMRGLDGGRINIAACSVGAAQGALTLAQRYLHERQQFGRPLAEFQALQFRLADMATELIAARQMVYLAASRLDHGHPDATVYCAMAKRFATDVGFAVCNQALQLHGGYGYLRDYPLERYVRDTRVHQILEGTNEIMRVIVARRMLQEHATETVR from the coding sequence ATGGACTTCGAGCTGTCGGACGAGCAGCGCGCGTTCCAGCGTGCGGCGCGCGAGTTCGCCGCCCGCGAACTCCTGCCGTACGCCGCGCAGTGGGACGCCGAGGCCGTGTTCCCCCGCCAGACCATCGCGCGGGCCGGCGACCTCGGCTTCTGCGGCCTCTACACCGGCGAGCAGTATGGCGGCCTGGGGCTGCCTCGCCTCGATGCCGCCCTGGTCTTCGAGGAGCTGGCCGCTGCCTGCACGTCCACCACCGCCTTCATCACCATCCACAACATGGTCACCTGGATGGTCACGGCGTTTGGGCAGCCGGATGCAGCCGAGTACTGGGGACCGCAACTGGCGAGCGGCCAACTGCTCGGCTCGTATTGCCTCACCGAGCCGGGCTCTGGGTCGGATGCGGCTTCATTGCAGGCCCGTGCCGTCCGTGACGGTGACTGGTACGTCCTGAGCGGCAGCAAGGCGTTCATCTCGGGGGCCGGCGCCACCGACGTGCTGGTGGTGATGGCGCGCACCGGCGGCCCCGGACCCTCTGGGATCTCGGCGCTGCTGGTAGACGCCCGCAGTGTGGGCATCCGCTACGGCAAGAACGAGCACAAGATGGGCTGGAACAGCCAGCCGACCCGCGCCGTGTTCTTCGACGAGGTCCGCGTGCCGGCCGCCAATCGGCTTGGCGCGGAAGGCGCGGGCTTCAAGATCGCGATGCGCGGCCTGGATGGCGGGCGCATCAACATCGCGGCCTGCTCGGTGGGCGCGGCCCAGGGGGCGCTGACGCTGGCGCAACGCTACCTCCACGAGCGCCAGCAGTTTGGCAGGCCGCTGGCCGAGTTCCAGGCATTGCAGTTCCGGCTGGCCGACATGGCGACTGAGCTGATCGCGGCCCGCCAGATGGTCTACCTCGCCGCCTCACGGCTGGATCACGGGCACCCGGACGCCACCGTCTACTGCGCGATGGCCAAGCGCTTTGCCACGGACGTCGGCTTCGCGGTTTGCAATCAGGCCCTTCAGCTTCACGGTGGCTACGGCTACCTGCGCGACTATCCGCTGGAGCGGTACGTCCGTGATACTCGCGTGCATCAGATCCTCGAAGGGACCAATGAGATCATGCGGGTGATCGTGGCGCGCCGGATGCTCCAGGAGCACGCGACGGAGACGGTCCGATGA